The Rhodocytophaga rosea genome has a segment encoding these proteins:
- a CDS encoding DUF2795 domain-containing protein: protein MYWTLELASYLEDAPWPATKDELIDYSIRSGAPLEVVENLQELEDDGQPYESIEEIWPDYPTKDDFFFNEDEY, encoded by the coding sequence ATGTATTGGACATTAGAGTTAGCCTCTTATTTAGAAGACGCCCCCTGGCCTGCTACCAAAGACGAATTGATTGACTATTCCATCCGTTCCGGTGCTCCATTAGAAGTAGTAGAGAATCTCCAAGAACTGGAAGATGATGGTCAACCCTATGAGAGTATTGAGGAAATCTGGCCAGATTATCCTACCAAAGATGATTTCTTTTTTAATGAGGATGAATACTAA
- a CDS encoding ABC transporter ATP-binding protein: protein MASVEVNNIVAGYGDKLLIRNLSFIGGSPVFIAIIGHNGSGKTTLFKALTAQIAFTGSIHIYNHTIKPGSAPASKGLVALLAQKNTVSFSIPVKELVVMGRFRLKRFFEAYNSTDYKEVITILDELGMSHLAERNFLELSGGEQQMIWLAQLMVQDARVYLLDEPTQQLDVYNKKRVFELMMSWVKNHNKTVLCITHDLHYLEQMEGYLLNLSAVNPVLEPINHSSVERNIQLLENKQSF, encoded by the coding sequence TTGGCCTCTGTTGAAGTAAACAATATAGTTGCGGGTTATGGGGATAAGCTCCTGATCCGCAACTTGTCTTTTATAGGAGGTTCTCCTGTTTTTATAGCTATTATTGGCCATAATGGTTCTGGAAAAACTACTCTTTTTAAAGCATTAACTGCACAAATTGCCTTTACAGGTAGTATCCACATCTACAATCACACTATTAAGCCTGGCTCCGCTCCTGCTTCTAAGGGCTTGGTAGCCTTGTTAGCACAAAAAAATACCGTTAGTTTCTCAATTCCCGTAAAAGAGCTAGTAGTAATGGGACGCTTCCGCTTAAAGCGTTTCTTTGAAGCATATAATTCAACAGATTATAAAGAAGTCATCACTATATTAGACGAACTGGGAATGTCACATCTGGCTGAAAGAAATTTTTTGGAGTTATCCGGTGGCGAGCAGCAGATGATATGGTTAGCTCAACTGATGGTACAAGATGCCAGGGTATACTTACTGGATGAGCCCACTCAACAGTTAGATGTATATAATAAAAAACGAGTATTTGAACTGATGATGAGTTGGGTAAAAAATCATAATAAAACAGTGCTTTGTATCACCCATGATTTGCATTATTTAGAACAGATGGAGGGTTATTTGCTCAATTTGTCCGCTGTAAATCCAGTTCTGGAACCTATTAATCATTCTTCAGTGGAGAGAAATATTCAGTTGCTGGAAAACAAACAAAGTTTTTAA